The following proteins are co-located in the Colius striatus isolate bColStr4 chromosome 6, bColStr4.1.hap1, whole genome shotgun sequence genome:
- the DACT1 gene encoding dapper homolog 1 — MKASPAAAAAAAAAGAPGQAPGQAAGPREPDARWREKGEAEAERQRTRERLEATLAGLGELEYLRQRQELLVKSLLLRRPAGAVPGAQGGRGEPPGEGPAPRSLEEKFLEENILLLRRQLNCLRRRDAGLLNQLQELDKQISDLRLDVEKTTDEHLETDSRPSSGFYELSDGASGSLSNSSNSVFSECLSSCHSSTCFCSPLEATLNISDGRPKSADLIGWMDCNKEGQHEDQTAGSVCRSLSTPHSNSLDVVADVHPKYQCDLVSKNGNDVYRYPSPLHAVAVQSPMFLLPVTENPQREEERLGCDISDVCAGSETDSGKSANTLLPQSSWPAPCPSTSKRIDGYILSLVQKKTHAVRTNKPRTSLNADPTKGILRHGSMCVRQPAGLVAHGNIVNLKSSKQACLPSGGTTVLDHTAPSPLKQRPREMAGEQLESRKASLPTTFPPSVTSELQSKHLPRGIKPAPPELSRNAVATVGDVSKENGQVFAASPKESPGKPGVLQPENRVSQPPKKVLLKSSLQVARSSSPAVEERPVLDFKSEGSSSQSLDDGVLVNAQYIPAQQQSVKLHKGTRNVKILKSSALKHRPHPASGLENGSQTLREKTKPVGKKCRFPDELDTNKKLKKPSSRGKRGGSLQLESGLQGRQGGLHKSAVRSHGHGREVVVAKPKHKRADYRRWKSSAEISYEEALRRARRNRREGVGVYSQVPLPYVSPYAYVASDSEYSAECESLFHSTVVDTSEDEQSNYTTNCFGDSESSLSEVEFVGESTTTSDSDESGGLIWSQFVQTLPIQTVTAPELHENAAKAFVKIKASHNLKKKILRFRSGSLKLMTTV, encoded by the exons ATGAAGGCGAGCCCCGCGGCAGCAgccgccgcggcggcggcgggggcacCGGGGCAGGCACCGGGGcaggcggcggggccgcgggagCCCGATGCGCGCTGGCGGGAGAAGGGCGAAGCGGAGGCGGAACGGCAGCGCACCCGGGAGCGGCTGGAGGCCACGCTAGCCGGGCTGGGCGAGCTGGAGTACCTGAGGCAgcggcaggagctgctggtgaagaGCCTCCTGCTGCGGCGGCCGGCGGGCGCGGTGCCCGGGGCGCAGGGCGGGCGCGGGGAGCCGCCGGGAGAGGGGCCGGCGCCGCGCAGCCTGGAGGAGAAGTTCCTGGAGGAGAACATCCTTCTCCTGCGGAGGCAGCTG aacTGCTTGAGGAGGAGGGACGCCGGCCTACTAAATCAGTTACAAGAGCTAGATAAGCAAATAAGCGATCTCCGCCTGGACGTGGAAAAAACGACGGATGAACACCTTGAGACAGACAGTCGTCCAAGTTCAG GGTTTTATGAGCTGAGTGATGGAGCTTCTGGATCGCTCTCCAATTCTTCTAACTCTGTCTTCAGTGAGTGTTTATCCAGTTGCCATTCTAGCACTTGCTTTTGCAGCCCTTTGGAGGCAACACTGAATATCTCAGATGGACGCCCTAAATCTGCAG ATCTCATAGGCTGGATGGACTGTAATAAGGAAGGCCAGCATGAGGACCAGACCGCAGGCTCTGTCTGTCGCTCTTTGTCCACACCGCACTCAAATTCCCTCGATGTCGTTGCAGATGTACATCCAAAGTACCAGTGTGATCTGGTGTCTAAAAACGGGAATGACGTCTACCGGTACCCCAGCCCGCTCCATGCCGTAGCTGTGCAGAGTCCCATGTTTCTTCTCCCCGTGACTGAAAACCCCCAGCGAGAAGAGGAGAGGCTTGGCTGTGACATTAGTGACGTTTGCGCTGGATCTGAAACGGACTCGGGCAAATCTGCCAACACTTTACTCCCACAAAGCTCTTGGCCGGCACCGTGCCCTTCCACCAGCAAGAGGATAGACGGCTACATCTTAAGCCTGGTTCAGAAAAAGACTCACGCGGTAAGGACTAACAAACCCAGGACGAGTCTCAACGCCGATCCCACCAAGGGGATCTTGAGGCACGGAAGCATGTGTGTCAGGCAGCCTGCAGGGTTGGTGGCTCACGGTAACATCGTGAACCTCAAGAGCTCCAAGCAAGCGTGCTTGCCTTCTGGTGGGACCACCGTTCTGGACCACACAGCACCCTCCCCATTAAAGCAGAGGCCGAGGGagatggctggggagcagctggagagTAGGAAGGCGTCTTTGCCTACAACCTTCCCACCCAGTGTGACAAGTGAACTTCAGAGCAAGCACCTGCCACGGGGCATCAAACCGGCGCCTCCGGAGCTCAGCCGCAATGCGGTGGCCACGGTGGGGGATGTCTCCAAGGAGAACGGCCAGGTCTTTGCCGCATCTCCCAAAGAGAGCCCGGGGAAGCCCGGGGTGCTGCAGCCGGAGAACAGAGTCAGCCAGCCTCCCAAAAAAgtcctgctgaagagcagcttgcAGGTGGCTCGTTCCTCGTCGCCTGCTGTTGAGGAGAGGCCCGTGCTGGATTTCAAAAGCGAGGGCTCTTCCTCCCAGAGCCTGGATGACGGAGTGCTGGTGAACGCCCAGTACATaccagcccagcagcaaagTGTGAAGCTGCACAAAGGCACCCGAAACgtcaagattttgaaaagctCCGCGCTGAAACACAGGCCCCACCCTGCCAGCGGGCTGGAAAACGGTTCGCAGACCTTACGGGAGAAAACCAAGCCGGTCGGCAAGAAGTGCCGCTTTCCTGATGAGTTGGATACaaataagaaactgaaaaaacctTCCTCGCGGGGGAAGAGAGGCGGCAGCTTGCAGCTGGAGTCGGGCTTGCAAGGTCGGCAGGGTGGCCTCCACAAATCCGCCGTGCGGTCTCACGGGCACGGCCGAGAGGTGGTGGTGGCCAAGCCGAAACACAAGCGGGCTGACTACCGCCGCTGGAAGTCTTCGGCAGAGATTTCCTATGAGGAGGCCCTGCGGAGGGCGAGGAGGAACCGGCGGGAAGGTGTGGGGGTCTACTCGCAAGTCCCCCTGCCTTACGTCAGCCCGTACGCCTACGTGGCCAGCGACTCGGAGTACTCGGCGGAGTGCGAGTCCTTGTTCCACTCCACCGTGGTGGACACGAGTGAGGACGAGCAGAGCAACTACACGACAAACTGCTTTGGAGACAGCGAGTCGAGCCTGAGCGAGGTGGAGTTCGTAGGGGAGAGCACGACCACCAGCGACTCTGATGAGAGCGGGGGCCTTATTTGGTCTCAGTTTGTCCAGACGCTCCCCATCCAAACGGTCACGGCGCCGGAGCTGCATGAAAATGCAGCGAAGGCCTTTGTCAAAATCAAAGCCTCCCATAACCTCAAGAAGAAAATCCTCCGCTTTCGGTCGGGCTCCCTGAAGCTCATGACAACTGTTTAG